From Vigna angularis cultivar LongXiaoDou No.4 chromosome 11, ASM1680809v1, whole genome shotgun sequence:
TGTGAAGATTTACTTCTAAGAGATGAGACAGAATTAAACACATTTCAGTAGGTAAACAAAACATGATAGAAGACATTATTTGACGAAAACATGAAGCGAATGATAACAAGACAATAAGTTCAAGACagagaacaaagaagaaaagatggaGAAACTTATAATAAGAATGCAAGAGTCTTATATTAGAACCAAACATAAAAACTAATACCAGGAACAACTAATCTTTTCTtgctaatataaaaaatacacatttattttattttcagcaTCACATCACCATCACGCTCAATTCACCAACCAACACAATCTTGATCAAACACACAATTAAAAGGAGATAAACAAAAACAAGGTATAGAATAAAAAACATGGCCCCCAAATTTTGTAATGGTTTTTCTCATAACATCGTTTATCACATTCCAAATTTCTTTGTTTCTCTCTTAATGGTACATTAAACATTTCTCcttattctttttctctaaaACAATAGTGGAGGCAATGAGACATTACCATGTTAAAATGAGAGAAGCCATTGAGAATTGTCTATTGGTAGAAGTCTTATCAGCCTCTTGTTGAGAACAAAGGCAACTGAAGCCACCAACCAAATTCGCTATAACATGAGTAAATGCCAAAAGCACTGCTGCAGCCAACCCCAGCACGAGGCCTTGTGGCTTGGATCTTTACTCTCAAATATCCACAATCTCAACTACTTAAGCTGGTTAATTGGTAATCAACTAAAACAACTATTGCATCTTAATAgaaatatcaaaagaaaaaaaaataaaaaattttgaatGTACTTATAGAATTAGCTTCAAGCATGCCTTAGTTTTGTGCAATTTCAGCTTCAATGCATAGAATCACAGCTGTGACATCCATGACCTTAAGCAAAAAGCACAAAAAAATGtctcaccacttacataatCTTTCCTGTGTAGTTTAATTCAGTGTTAGCATTCTCATGCAGGTCCTTACTGGAGGCTGGATGGAGTACCTTTAAGCTAATTGCAGGGAAAAAAGCACTTGCAAGATATGACACTGAAGCTTATAACCAAATGCTTCAAAGTGCTAGACGGAATCCAAGACCTAAATTGTATGGCGTCACACAAGTCCGTTTATCAACTGAGTTAAAGCAACAAACAACACACTCTGGCAAGCAACATTACTGCATTTAATCAATGTCGTTCGAAGTGTAAAATCAAAGAGTTATATACCTTATTGCGAAAAACATACAGGGTTACAGAAAAAGTACTCCCACTTTCACATCATCCCAataccaaaagaaaaacatcaaTAAAGTAATAACCCAATCACCcaacaaaattatgaaaaaaagagagtaagaGTAATAAGAATCACTCAGATCCGATACcaattttccttttccttttggACCCAATTGTCATCTGAAAAATGCGATACATAGCTACACAAAAACATGCACAGGAGCTTGTGCCACCAGCGCCGACCCTGGTGTAGGTGTATTAATAGGTGGCCCCGCCACACTTGGAGGATTTGGAGGGGCAGATTCCTCCGGCGGAGGTGGCGGCGGTGGCGGCGACTGCTGCATtggcggcggcggcggagaTGGGTTGGTGTCGGAAGGAGGAGGAGGGGTTGGATTTGTAACCGGAATGGTTGGTGGGGTAGGGGGGTATTGAAAGGAGGGAGGTGGGGTTGGTGGATTGAAATTGGGGGCGGAGATTGCAGGTGGAAGTAGATGTGAGCAAGACCCATCAGAACATTCATTTGCAGTTGTGTGGTGGCGGCGGCGTAGGATCCCCAATCCCAAAACCAGACCCAGAACAACGAGCACCGTGACTATGAAAATGAAGATCTTTGTTGCTTTCCCCACGTAGCACATTGTCTTGTTCTTTTTTCTCTGCAGCTTGGAAAACAGATTTCGTAAATGTCGAAGATTGTGGGGCTTTGTCTGTGTGTCCTACCCTGAAACTTGATTTCCTTTTCAGTACAAGTTCTTCTCCCAGTATTCGTTCATCTGCTTCAGCAGTGACTGTGTGTGGGTCTTCTGCTTTCTTTTTCGTCTTTTTCCATTGTTGCGTTCTTCTATGCTCTTTCCATGCTCCCTACAATGCACCTGCCCTTTCCTTAACGGCTAGAAACACAGTAATTCACGAGAGGTGCATAAACCTAtcattttaaatgttaatagcTTAAATCAGAGATTAAAGACCAAACAGCTTTTATTATACTCCAAGGTTAGattattcttaaattaaataatagcaTGTAATAACCGATTTTCTGGTCAACTAATCTTCTGAAAAAAAAACTGCCATGAACAACTCtgatatacacacacatactcCATCTAGCTAAACATTATGATCATGGTTGCACAAACTTTATGCAGGTATGCGACGTCAAAGAAGACTCTTtcgtatttaaatttaaattcaatttatatccattaatttattaaaatcttaaaatgtgtaatatataatatataaagacaGTGGACAAGAATATAGAAAATCCACCTCTATTAATGGTAACAAACTGCTTCAACTACCACCAATAATAAAGccaaaaaaaatcatcaagaGAAGTAATAATATTAACTATCATGTTAACATATATGATTATAAAATAGAagttaaattgattattttagaacgtttaaaaaaatgaaaaatgattacACTTTtaacttcataactttatatataatcataattaattacaagGTGAATATTTCTATAATGATATTTCTCTATTCTATGAATAGATTTACTTATATCATTCATTAAATTAGATTACTGTTGTTTTGATAAGTTTTTGGACTGTATAAGTAAAGGTCGTTAGAAAGTAAATAAACTACAGAAGTGAATAATACTTAAAAGgatatataagaataaaatatcaatttatattagTGAAgactcaatttattttaatgtcgAAGTTAAGAATAATTACAATGGAATATGTAACAATGTATCTTCAAATAGTTGCTGTAAGGAtgataataaatgtttaaaaaaagtaattgattttattggtaaaaaattaaacattattaaGGTCTCATATCACGTAGGATATTTTCTTACCAACACTTAATCTttatattaatatcttttatcaTGTGTAACAAAACTTTTTCACTTGTTATATACTTTTTATCGTATTAAATCTTAACTATATTATGGCCTTTTACATTATAAGTTTATCATTAACATAATTCatgattttgttaatatttttaatatagaacAAGACCTCAACCTAACTATGGTTAAAATAGAAgtcaattacaattttaaatgagaaaTTTTCACAATACTTGTATCAAAACTTCTTacattcattataaaattttatctatttgaaactaaaatcaacttctctttataattttaatgttaaaatactaatttagtattttagtttgtttttgtttatttaatattaatattttttaataagattttattttttattaattttgttcagtttagttttattttctaatcTTATTTGTCACAAGTCAGtttggttttttaaatttaaaaaaaatattcacgtGTTAAACTAGTAGTACCATGTTTTGGGGTCAATAACACATTAGTATTACGTGTTATATCCGTTATTTTTTTCAAGTtagtcataattttttaaaagttaagcaATTTTATCTTGAGACCAAATTAAAgtttttgattaaaataatattttgatttctcACATcttattattatcaaatttcttttatgtattCTCTCAAAGTTTAACAACAAATACTACCGTATCAAAATCAAAACCCTATAAAACGTTAACTGGTTTATAATTTCTCGTCacgctttttttttttcttaaaaaaaaaattgagttaaagGAGTAAGATTTTGATAAACAATGTGAACTATAAAGATTTGATACATACACATAATGATTGTTTTTTACTaagtgttattttaaattttgactaaATGTTATTTTAACCATTTATATGTCTTGAGACTATAAATGGTGAGTAACTTTTAAAACCCAAAGTGGAATCCAAGAACTTGTGCCACAAAGTAATATATTTCGACTTCAGCcccaatatttaaaaaaaaatgaacaaatgttTAATTGATGTATATTCTAAGTTTTAATCATCCAATATACTAgataattactttaattaataagaattaatttgtatttttttaatctctcatCATGATTAATAAGTATGAACTTTcaagtataaattattatatttaaaccCATTTAGGTCTGCTTATAGtttattttcactatttttcgtaaacacaaaagaaatagaaataactttgtcacaaaatatatatatatatatatatatatatatatatatatatatatatatatatatatatatatatatatatatatatatgtatatgaagGTAATGATGACACTTTATTGGAGGAGAAAACTCTCTTAATAAAGCTATTATAATGGATAGAAACTAAAAGTAGGAAAAGTTAAAGGGGCATAAGAGGAAGTCATCAAGAAGTAATTTCTTCGTGAAAATTGACCCAACTTTCCAATGCTTTCTAACACtttaaattttcattctttttctttcttgacaagcttttgtttaaaataatattaaaataaattacttcaTGATAACTTGCAACAACAGCAACATGGTTAGTAATAATGATGATAGtgatttcaaatattaaaccaAAGAATGGATAGTGTATAAGATATGgtgaaaattaagttaaatgatttcaaatttatatatttatcattctCACTAATACAACAAAAGTATCTAATTTAGTATTGAAATTTTGTTGGatatttttttccataaaaataataattttgaagttGTATTTAATATAACCTCATTTTCATATTTCActaagatatttttatatttgaggATGCTTTTCTAGATTACATTTTGTTATGATATTTATAGTCTTGTAAAAACACGTTTTAAAGAATTGATATGAACCTCTTCACCTATTATTATTCTTGAATGTTAAGAAAAGATTTCTCTAATTAGATCATTagtatcatattttttaaaaggagaagaagttgaatttgtattattttcatttatatatataaaaaaattatattataaaagtagcacaatttttcttttcaaagaaaaataatgtttcaaaaagaaataatcaaaaacattaTCATAGTAATCTTTCCGTTaatctttttttctctatttcacTTTTCATTAATTGTAGACTCACAACCCCATTAGAGACAGCACAGAGTGAGCCCACTACTAAAGCCTGTTATTTGTAGCTACTAATTTCAAAagacattttcttctttcaccTATTATTACTAAATACAccaattttaaagaaaaagactaaaataCCCTCTCTCAAACTCAAAATGTACTTCCCAAAATAACATAACGAAAACCAATCACCAATAATAAGATCTTATAATCTATATGCTTACATATTAACATTATaacatataatttctttaaactaacaaaattataactGTAACATTTCTTAATAGGTACATTATACATATCCGTTTTATAGGTACATTAGTACTTTtacatttcataattttaaatatagtaaatctgaaaagaatattttagtcttttaaaatatttcactaATAAGTTATCTCATTTATcagtttaaacaaattttattaattgatgtTACTATGATAAGAGTGGAAATTAGAATCATGGGAAATTATCCAAAACCAAACTTTATTTGTcacaaattttgttttcaattttatgttttctctttatttttattactgtGTCATTATCACACGATGCATTTTCTTTAAGTTGATTTCATTCTCACAGTTTGTTAAACATTTTATCtatgtttatgatttttctAGAATTCTGTTTTATGCAAATGTTTTGACGTGTTTATTTCCTTTCATTTTGAATCAACGcgttaagataaaatatataccatctaataaaaacaaattaaaagataatagcTAGAAATTAgaactaaacaaaataaaatagtttatagaagctaattcaaattttaaaagaagtaTGATTGagttcaaattatatatatatattcacacaTATGTatcatgataaaatatttataaggtCATTTTCCTCGTATTTATTGATTTAACATGTGATAAATTCTTTATAAATCCATCAACTATAGATTTTCAACTGATGGATTGGTACAATAGGTAAGTATCTACCGAAAGTTAGatcaaaatatatacaatttaatacaaatgaaaaaataagttgaaaatTCGAAAAAGTTTGTTTTGTATTCATATgacttttgagaaaaaaatacgTATTTATTACCTTTAATATGATCTCATGATATGATCAATAACCTTTTAAAAATAGACTTCTACTATAAAATGTTAATAGTTATTCATAACTTCTCATGGTAACAAAGTCACACTAAGTTTAAAACTACCATATCATCTCACgaataattttggaaatattgggaaaatatctttttcgaaacaaaaaaaaattcaagaaattgATAAGACGAAAGGTAAAATGTATCTAATCGTGTACCACAATAAGAATAGTTATTATTAATACAATACTTATAAagagcaattttttttttaaaaaaagcttgaatttataaatttgttgttcctaaacttaaacaaaagaaaacacgttaataattttattaaatgattaaagaAGCTATTTTCACAAGGATCACGGGGATATAATGAAATTGAGatgaaaatatgttttggaCTATCTGTATTTAGGGAACTATTGTCCAATCTTATtccattttattaatattgggATACGATCACGTTTCTAAacacagtaaaaaaaaatcgaataaaattgatataataatatcatttataatattttggaaTTCGTTAAACGCGTTTTTCAACCTATACAACATTCGTTCCGTTCAGTGTCCAAAAACAGTACTAAATTGAgacttttatatttatcttttcgTACATTAATGTCCAATTTTGAGAACATAATTTGTAATGAAATGAGGTTTAATGGTCATCTTATCCAttttaatactttattcaatggcttataatatatatatatatatatatatatatatatatatatatatatatatatatatatatatatatatatatatatataataacgaAACAGcgatttgaaaattttagaaatatttattaatttttaaatatgaattttgatattattataatgaagTTGCGAAGTAGGTGTGTAGACGATTGGAGTAACAGAGATATGGTATTGCTGAGAAATTGAAGAGAGAGGAAGTAGGAAAATGTGTAAAAGACTATGAATGTAAAATAGCAGTAATAAGAGGTAGAAAACATTGAAGACTTAGTTGATGGTATCTTAGTGTGGTGAAGTTAAGTGCATTAAAGGGAAGAAGAAAGCGTGGAGAAATGAAGGCAGAATCTAAGCTTAGTTGAAAATAGATTTGGAGGAAACGTGGTTATGGTGGTGGTGCCTCCTATCTGATAATTTTCTGAGAAGAGACAACTGTTCGAGAGAGAAGACACAAAAACCTTGAGAATATAGCATGGTCTGTGCCACGGGTGAGTTAACCAGGACCTGCAGTAGCTGGGAGCGATTCAGTTTCTCCAGATCCACGAATACTGCTGAGTTTTGGCGGAAGGAAGGCGAGGAAGAAGACGAATGGGAGGGCATCGACTGTAGCACGCGGAACTGCGCCTGAAGAAACCTCACGTACTTGTACGCTTCCTCCAGGAGCGTGCCTTGGTCCATTTTCTTGTCCCACGGCATCAGTTTCTGCAGGCACCGGGTTTTCTCGCTCAGCTTCTGTCTGCGTTGCCGAGCCAGGTTGCTCTGCGGGATCACCGGGGACTCCAAACGCTGCCGTTTCGGCTGGGGCTGCTCCGGGGAGCGGAGCTGCGGGAGGCGGAGAAAGGGGGTTGGATGGTATTGGGGGAAGAATTTGAAAGGTTGAGAGGGTTCGGTTTTAGGGACAAGGATTTTTGGAGGCTCTGCGGTTTGCGGGATTAGGGTTGGGTCGTCGGTTAGGGAAGCCAAGGTGGGGAAGCCATCCGCGAAAAGGGAAGGGTTGAGAGAGAGGAGTGACTGTAGACTGGTGCCGGAAAACATGGGGTCCAAGGAGGAGCCGTCGCCGGAATACATTATCTGCAGAGAGAATGAGAGTGGGAGAAGTGAGAATAAGGAAAATGGGGATATATAAtggtatatatatgtatatatataataggttggtgatggtgagagagaagagaagaaaggagTTAATTATGGATAATTAATGTAGCCATAAACAATACTGTATAGTATTCAATAATAATTAGAGATTTAATTAGAATGGTGAATGATTtggattcttttttctttccagttgaaataaaaaaaactaatccaTGTATTATCTCAATAAATTTGACagtcatattttaattttttattaattttaattggtttttatttcatttgttagATTGAAGAATAAAGCTTATGAATTGGTAGGGTTTATTAGTGAGGGAGTCGTAACGTTACACAAAACCTATGGTGACCTCGTAGAAAGGATATGGATgaattaattttagattttattaaatattaagattTATTAACGTTAAACAAAtcctgttttttatttttaagaacatataaaaaaaaaagcataggTTAGGTATATTATGAGgcaaaaagaatatttaaattaatatcattacctgagagaaagtgagaaaaatgagaatgagaatAGAAGTAACAGGTGGAATGAGAAGAATGGGTGCGTGCAGGTATGACAGTATATGTGTACGTTGGttggtttgtttgtttgtttgtttattttgtctGCGTCTGATACAATTTTGGGCTTCTTGTCGTTCTTTTTCCTCTTATTATTCTGACACTGTTGTTGTCGtcaacttttcctttttcttgtaatttagTTATGGTTTGAGGCATGGCTTGCATCGCAACCGTTGCATGTCATCACCATCAGACGGCTGGGATGCTTCATTCTGAAAAGGTAATGTTTCGTGTTCTTTCATCTTCCATGGTAATTATAAGGGAATCAGTGAACCAAGTTGTTCCACATTATTCACACGTTCTTCCAGTGGCATTTTGTTACAATGAAACACTATGCTCAATCATTATTATATGCACCAAACGTggttttacatttaaaaaagaaaaaaaaagaaggtatCTCAAAATTATGATTTGCTTATAAATAATGGTGATCCGTGTTATGCTTCTGAAAATTAATATGACAAAAGTATATAtggtttaatttagttttacttATTCGCCCAGTATGATTTagataaaaatagttttttctttatataaaaggtttaatccttttcgacatccctatttgtgtaggaatgtctcagataggtcctcgttttgtaaagtgtatcaaaatggtcgttaattttgaaaattgagatcaattgagtccttcccgttaagttggctggacggcgttaaaaaaattgatgagtggaatGCTGAGGTGTCCTTTAATTACGAGGTGGCATGGCATCAAAAGAGTcttgttgaccagctttgactgaTTCATAACGTGACCAGTGAAGACCTGCCACATGTCAACccctttcccacccaaaattagggtttcagatagGGGAAAGGAGGAAACCCAGAAACCCTAGCCGTCAGCCACCTTGAAGCCACCACCGTCAACCTTCAAATCGCCGCTATCCACCATCGCAGAAACGTGATTCGATCTCCTTCCTCGCAAGCTTCGCCGCAACCTCCCCCAAACCAGAGATGCAAGCCTCTCCGAATCACGCCTTTTTTTTCGCATCTCGCAGCTGCTTCGCCAAACCTTAGCGCCACAAAACCGCCGTGAAGACGCTGCCATGATCGCAACCACTAACCTTCATCACCCTTGCACCTGTCAGAGAAAACACGCAGAAAACCCAATCATAGAGAAAATCAAATTTCACAAGGAGAAGCCCTTTCCCATGGTGGCACTGTTTGAAGGTTGACGGTGGTCCGGGGTTGTGCGGCGGTCAGGCAAGGGCTCGCGTGAAGGAGATGGTGGCGAATGAATTGGGATTCTGGCTTGGAGTTTGATTTCGGCGTTTAGGGTTCGAAGGATTTTTCAGATCAGATTGGGTTTTTGGATATGCAGGTCTGACATGATGATTGGGAAAATGAATGGTGGCACGGTGATGATGACTTGTGGCTGGCGGTGCGGTGGCACGATGTTGTTTGCAGTGGTGCTGTGGCGAAGATGATGGTGGTTCGAGATTGTCGAACTCGCGAAGAGAGACGCGATGAGGATCGCGATTCTGGGTGGCTGTTCTCGCGGTTTTGATGGAGGCTGGTGGCACTGTTTGAAGGTTGACGGTGGTCCGGGGTTGTGCGGCGGTGATGTTGCCGACGACACTAGGGAGAAGATGGTAAGGAGACGCCAGgtcataaaaatttaatttttttaaatataaaaactcaccATTAAGCCAGGTCAACAACAACACTGTGCCACGTCAGTCATCTCAATAACCACGCATCAATTTCTTTAACGCcatccagccaacttaacggaaagatCTGAATTgatctcaattttcaaaattaaggaccattttgatacactttagaaaacgaggacctatATGAGACAATCCTACACAAATaaggatgtcgaaaaggattaaacttatataaaaaagtaatatttttctttttcattatccAAAAATCAAGTGAAACGACAAATGTTAAGAGAATGTGGCAACAATAAAGACGACCAAAGCAACAATACCATTGATCGAATGTTACAAAAGCATCAAAAGTTTAGGTGTAAAATTGTCATTTTCCAAAGGAAGCATCGATTTTAATAAGAACTCagatattatttaacaatatattaCATCTTAATTCAACGTGTCATAACTTAATCAAccataattgttttattttaacattcacctttgtttataaaaactcaaaaatttattaacagcATAAAAGTGATGCCTCAATCGTTTACACTtgtttcacataaaaaaaaacttggtaTTTTTACGTGAATATCATTATTTGAGCaccatatttaaatttataaaaatagatgAACTATTTTGAGAAGACTTAGTACATACCCATGTATATATAACTTAATTGTTATTAACCAAAACAAATTGGTAATAGAAAACTTTAAAGAAGGGATTAAATAGAGGCTATACTTTATTTTGGAAGATACTTAACGATAATTCCTAATTCTTAGGTTAGATCTAATTCATTAATGAAAACTTTGATTACAAATAACtataactatttaattatatttttgcaatttttttaaaattttttcataGATTGAGAACATGACTATTCTTTATTgtcattttttgtttcaatcatAAAGCAAATATTGAAAAAGAGTTTATTCTCAATGAAAGTATATACAAAAGAATTGATGCAAAAGTGTGCTAATTATTCTTTCAAAATAGAGACTACTAACCTTGTTCTATATTTATCAACTTATTTGTATTCATTCAATTTGgttttataaattcatttgacTTCTATTGTCTTTGTTCTAACTTATAGATCCATTAGTTTTGAGGTTTGATTTTTCTCAATTGATTGAATTTCAATGTTCATAGTTTTCCTCCATTTTGCATGTTGAACAACTTCTTCAAATAGAATCGGGTCATCACTAGTGACATTCTAGACCATGTACGCTActccctcttcttcttcttcttcttcactcaaGCCTACACCATTGACACAATCTCTCATCCAAGTTGGTTTTCGTCTCTCTCTCCTTTGAACTTCATTTATTTCACCATCACTTTCAAGCTTCATGTCTTCCTCTAGTTCATTTCTAGCATTGTCATCAGTATATTGTTGCTCGCTATAGAGTTCATCATCACCCCATATCAAATCAAGTTCAATATGCTTTTGTAATTGGTGCTCCAATTCCAactcttttcttcttaaaaaaGACAACTTTGGTAATCACAATTCTCTTGGTTTTAGGATCAAATAGGCGATAACCTTTGGATTCACTGCTAACACCGAGCAAAATGTAAGGAAAACTCTTATCATTAAGTTTACCTCATGTGGCATCTGATATATGTACATGAGCTAAGCATCCCTAGACTCGAAGGAGTTTGATAGAGGGTTTGATTCCACTCCAAGCTTATTGTGGTGTGATATTCTTCATAGCATGTGTAAGACAACGATTCAGTAGATAAAAAGCCAAATTCACTACTTCAGGCCAAAAGGATTTAGGAACTCCTTTTACTAAAAGCATACATCTTACCATGTTCATAACAATCATGTTTTTACGTTTAGCGACTCTGTTTTGATGTGACATGTAGCTTGTGGTAAGTTGTCGTTTTATACCATTTCATCACAAAATGATTTGAAAGCTAGAGAATTAAACTCTCCTCCTCTATCTGTTAAGAGACATTTGATGAACTCTCTAGCTTCCTTTTCCACCACATTCTTGTATGGCTTGAAACACTCCAAAGCAAAAGAATTAATAAGTTTTTGTGTCATATCAGAAAAATAATGTCATTAAAGGTTAATATGATACTCCTATGCCAACAACAACCATGCGAGAGTCACTGTCACATTTAACAAAAATGTTTAGCCTTAAATACCAAATCAACGAAATCATTTTTACCACCTCACATGTGATTACAACATCTAGAATTCAAAAACCATGACTTTTTGTTGACAGTAGACATCAAGAGTTAACTTTCATGTGTCATCAAGTTTTGCATAATTTGCCTCTTTGTTCCATTGAGGACATTTATATTGAAAGTGACTCAAGTAGTGACACTTGAAACATTCCACATTTTTCTTAGAGAAAGATTGTCTTCCTCTACCACATCCATGACCACAGTTAAACTTTTTACCCCTTCTGCGACCTCTTCCTCAACTGCTTTCTAATGTTAATACTAACTCATCATCTTGGTTAACTCGTTTGAATTTTCGCTCATGAACCGCCAAGGAGCTTTGAAATTCGTCCATGGACATGTCTCTATGTCCTAATATTCTTCAATTGAAACAACCACATAAGTGAAACGTGTTGTTAAGGTGCGAAGTATTTTTTCAACCACCTTGGAGTCTGACATATTTTCTCCATTATTATGCTTCTTGTTGGCCACTACCATCACATGTGCAAAGTATTATGTGATGGTCTTTGTATCATTCATATGAAGCACCTCAAAATCTCACCTCAATGCGTTAAGCATAGATTTCTTTACTCATGCATTTCCTTCATATTTACATTTTAGGGAATCCCACATAATTTTGGGGGTACTCCTATCCAGAATCTGCTTAAAAAACAGTTCGCTCAATGACCcagaaaaaataatgttttaccTTGTGATCTTCGAGTCTGGATTTCTTCAATTGTGCATAAGTCAAAACAATGTCCTCTTTGGCTCTCTACACCAATTTTGACCAAGCTCCAAAATCCCTTGGCACAAACCAGATTCTCCATTAATTCGCTCCAATGGT
This genomic window contains:
- the LOC108332880 gene encoding leucine-rich repeat extensin-like protein 3 — translated: MCYVGKATKIFIFIVTVLVVLGLVLGLGILRRRHHTTANECSDGSCSHLLPPAISAPNFNPPTPPPSFQYPPTPPTIPVTNPTPPPPSDTNPSPPPPPMQQSPPPPPPPPEESAPPNPPSVAGPPINTPTPGSALVAQAPVHVFV